GAAGAGGTCGTCCCCGCCCTGTAAAAGGTCAATCAGGAGAGTTACAGTTGAATCGAGTGAATCACAGCAAATACCAACCTGTCTAAACACGCATTTCTATGAATACTGTTGACAATCTCCACCCACCTTCCTCTCGAAGATGGCAAAGGCAGCGTCAGCCGCTTTGGAGGTCTTCCTGTCGTCCAGACCACCACCGGGGGTCTTCAGTACCGGGGAGGGGGCACGGACGCTGTCCTTCTGCCGGTTCTGGATCTTAGCCCATCGCTCCATATCCTTCATGATCTGAGACGGGTACGTGTGTGTTAGTCACCTGTGAAGTGGTGGGCGCGTCTGTTGGGCGCGTTTTCTATGTGGTAGTGCAGATTTCACGGTACCTTGAAAGCTGCTAGGCTTCGGggtttctcttctttttctcccaGCTTGTCTTTCTTGTCCAGGCTGCGGGGAGCAGTGTCCTCCTCGTCTCTCCTCTCGGGATACGTGTCGGGGCCAGGGTTCAGGCCCGGGCTAGGGTTGGGGACCTGAGGCGACTCAAAATGAGACGTCGGCTCGGGTTTCTTTAAGTCCAGCGGGGCGTCTGCCGCCGGGTTGGCCAGGATGGCCTGGACATCGGGTGCCATGGCAACAGTggactgggcagcggggggctgTGTGTCAGTTGAATGTCCCCCGGGAACAGGGATGTACGTCTTTGACACACTGTCCCAGTACAAGTACTCCTGGGTCTGGGCGTTGTAGAAATactgcacacacagacattggACATGAATACATCATCTCTCCAGACCACGGTGAGGATTGAGAGCAGGACCTCAGACAGGTGTGCATGCGTTTGTTACCCTGGAGGCGGGGTCATAGTAAAGGGTGGTCTGAGGGTCGTAGTAGAAACCAGAGGTCGCATCATACAGGTAACTCGTCATGTCCGGGGTTTCAGTAGCTACAACACAAGATTGTGTTACAAGTGTAGGACAAAATGAGTGACAAAATTGCTGAATGTCCGCATACAACAACCCCTTCAACCCCCGGGGGGGGGCACCGATGCCTTACCGTAGCTGTAACCGTCAGTGTCGGGGTCCCCAGTTGCTGCCAGGGAAGCTACAGAGGAGCCCTGGGggtccagagcctgctggtagGGGTCGACGGGGGGAGGCTCACCATAGCTGCCTCCCTGGGGAGTGGGAGAGTAGGTTGAGATGAGcaattcacacaaacacatcctccGTTACTGTGGTGTTACTTGGTTTATAGTCTAACAGCCTCTTACCTGAGCCATGCCTGAGTTCAAGTGAGAAGCCGATGAGTGGGAGTCTGTGCTCATAGGTCCGCCCAGCGACCCTGCCATAGGTCCGCCCAGCGACCCTGCCATAGGTCCGCCCAGCGACCCTGCCATAGGTCCGCCCAGCGACCCTGCCATAGGTCCGCCCAGCGACCCTGCCATAGGTCCGCCCAGCGACCCTGCCATAGGTCCGCCCATCAATCCACCCATATGATCACCTAGGTAGAAATAATCAATGTTTATTCCTTACTTGTTTCGCCAAAAAAAGCGAGTGGTTTGTTAATACATATATTGAGGGAGGGGTGGCATAAATAACACTGTCTCACCTTGCATGTTAGGAGGGGGGCCTCCTGGCGGCTGGTGATGAGTTTGGGATGAATAGTACTGCTGTTGCTAAGAGTATGtgacaaagaaatgtattaGTTTTCTAACCAACACACTTCCTTTCACTCAAAGAAAAGACCCAAACACCACACTAACCTCCATAATGCTGGCGTCGGGTGGGTACCCAAGGAGAGAGGTGCCGGATTTATCAAACTCTCGTCTGTAGCTAGCAGGAGAAAAGACGCCACcgctagtaaaaaaaaagaagccccACTGTTCTTACGCTGAAAAGCGTGGTTACGTGAAATAACATGTAAGCTCGATGTACGCATCACTCACTTTTGATTCTTTAAGGGCTTGGCCACCTCAGCATAAACCCGGACCCCCTCAATAGAAAGAGGCCTGGGCTTGGTCAAGAGCTCCACTAGACGGGTCACTTGCTAAAATGGATAAAAGGACCACAGTTACATCCAATAAGCATGTCAAACCCTTTAGACACGAAGCTCAAATCCATATTTCAGGTGGAAATGGTATCGATGGCTGATGTGTGATACCTCATGGGAGTCCATGTCCACGAAGCAGAAGCATTTAGCGCCCGGGGGTTTGCCTCGAACCAGTCGGACATTCCTCTCATCCAGGTAGGCGAATGGGTCCAAGGCTTTTAGGATGGTCTCCACTGTAGTGGTGGGTTTCACATTCTTAATGATCATGGCTGGGTGgaaacaggaagaaaaaaaagataactGACCGTCGACCCGCTAGGGGATAGAAACACTAAATGTTTTACGGTAAAAACCACCACCGACTCCTAACTAGGTCAGCCTTTGAGACAATTATTCTAAGCTCCCCATTTTGCCATCTCAGTATGGCCCCCAGGTGACTCACTCTTGCTCTCCTTAAAGATGGGGTCCATGTGATGGGGGCCAGGGCCTTGGCCGAGACGAGGGGGGTTGCGGCCGGCCCAGGACTCCGCCTGTTGCTCAGCCTCCTGCTGCCGGAGCTGCTGGTCAACCTGCTGCTGCCAGGCCTCGGGGGTGAGGTCGGAGCTGCGCTGCCACGAGCCTGGCTGGGACAGCGGGTCCACGGACGCCTTGGTCTGGGAGTCATCCTGGTCTTCACCCTTGGCTTTGTTGACAAGGAGCTGGCCGGGGCTTGGCAGCTGGGGTTCCTGGGCCGGAGTGTCAGCCTTGGGACCGGATTCCTGAGGGAGCAAGAAAAGGTACGTTGGTTATTTAGTGCTGGCCGTCTCAAACTACTGCTTAACACAGGAATATAGGCAAAATTTGATCTACcatgcatatatacacacttTGGGGTGAACACCAAGAATAAAGCGCCTACTTTATGAGCATTCAGAATCATAAAAAAGCCTATTTGCCAAGATAAATTGCAATGATGAATTCCCTTTACAATATGATCTTCATGCGGAATACAACATTCACCTGAGCCTCCTTGCCACTTCTGTCCAGCTGGACGTATCTCATCAGTGCCGTTTTAGTGCCAACCTTCAGGGACCCCTGAAAAACATAAAGAGAGTGAGCTGCATCCAAACGGAGGGAATCGGCTTCCTTCCCAACCAAGTGACTCCCACCTCTAAATGTTTGAAGGGGATAACAGACTCCCAACATGCACTGTGGCAggtttaatcctcctcagtggTAAGTGGAACGGGATGTCCATTACAGTTCTGACAGGAATTCGGAAGATTGACCAACATCTTCCATGGCAGTTCCTCCATGCAACTACGTTACTGTTGACCAGGATGTGAACTTTAACATGTCTACATAAGGTACTGCCAAGAGTACATTATTTCCTTAACAGCTATATTCTTTTTCAGTATAGGACTCCAAGGTGTACACGTAAAATGTACTTCAGAAATGTGAACATGTTGGCAGCGCACGGAGAAAGAATTTTATACAGTTTTGCCTAAAGTCAAGACTGAGGTTACTGTACGATCAGACATGCAAGCTGAAGACACCCAGACTCAGAATCTCAGGTTTAACTAATGAAAGTACAATGGAGATTGGCATCCATCTACAGAAACCAGATCCATATTCAGTAGTGTTAACAGGGGTCGAGTGAAAAACCCAGGATCCAAGACGGTCACACTTTGAACTCTCTGTTATAGATGGTAAAGATATATCTGACTGCATGAAAtcatttagaaagaaaaacaaaatgtatttcataaaaaagTGATTATTCATTTACACAAAATCAACCACGGTATGAAACCACTCTACCAAACAGCTACCCAATTGGCCCATTCACATAGAAGACGGATCAAAGGAACATGAAACAGCTGTCAGTCGTTCTACATCTGTCTTGCCTTGACCAGAACTCGATATGGCTCTGGTCTGGATGATTTTCTATGGCTTAATATTGTAGTTAGGCAGAATTCCATCAATGTTTGTAACAGTTAAGGTCAACATATGTGGGAGAATACTTATTACATCATTATCTACATAGATATTATTGGCATGCACCCCTAACATTTACCTGTGCTACTGTGGCTAAAAACCAAACATTTCAAGACAATACTCCACATGAGGCTTTTTGAATGTGACCAAAGGAATGGCTTCACAACAAGTGAACCAAGAACACTGCTACATAGAAAAGATTACTGTTCCATGAAAAGATGTCAAACAGATTTGAAGTCCCCTTTTCCAGGCAAGAGTGGATGTGGACACATTCAAGTATAATACTAGTTATAGTTTTGGCACGGTTCAACGCATAGAGAAAGATGAAGGGAACATTGTCCACTTCTGAAGAACAAGAAATGAGCAAAACCAAGAAGCAAAAAAGATTGAGTTCACGCCAAAGACACCAGAGTACCTTGTGGAGGGTGAAAGGCGGCAAGCTATTGCCAAGAAGGAATAAGTCACAATAAGGCTAAATTTTTGCAGCCAACTGTGAAGCACAACCAAATCAACTTTCAACTGTTGCCACCAAAGGACTAATAAAAGGACAGTTGCTTTCACGAGAAATGAAAAGCAACTGTTCATATCAAAGTTCTGTGCAAAGATGTAAGACAAAAACCATCCTAACTTGGATTTGAATGCTAGCTCAGAAATGGTTGCCTTACTCGTGTAAGCACAACTCATTTCCAAAGCACAGCTTTGTGCTATACTAGGTAACTTTTACTGCAGATAATATCCAAAACCAATAGCAGCTATTCGTAGCCAAATAAAGAAACAATGcgaaaaatatatatgaaggACCTGACATTGCCATTGAACAATGAAAAACCAAGAGGCCGCTGTAAAAACTGAAGACATTGCTGGACTGTGAGTCAAGAATGCAGGAACAAGACATCATGATAAAATGTATGGACTTAGACATGCAATATACCACCCAACTCcatgtatataaacattttacCTAGACGTCTGAGACATTCTTCTGAGAGATTCGTATGTACGAACTGAGGCCacgtatacactcacctaaaggattattaggaacacctgttcaatttctcattaatgcaattatctaatcaaccaatcacatggcagttgcttcaatgcatttagggctgtggtcctggtcaagacaatctcctgaactgcaaactgaatgtcagaatgggaaaaaaaggtgatttaagcaattttgagcgtggcatggttgttggtgccagacgggccggtctgagtatttcacaatctgctcagttactgggattttcacgcacaaccatttctagggtttacaaagaatggtgtgaaaagggaaaaacatccagtatgcggcagtcctgtgggcgaaaatgccttgtcagaggtcagaagagaatgggccgactgattcaagctgatagaagagcaactttgactgaaataaccactcgttacaaccgaggtatgcagcaaagcatttgtgaagccacaacacgcacaaccttgaggcggatgggctacaacagcagaagaccccaccgggtaccactcatctccactacaaataggaaaaaggggctacaatttgcacgagctcaccaaaattggacagttgaagactggaagaatgttgcctggtctgatgagtctcgatatctgttgagacattcagatggtagagtcagatttggcgtaaacagaatgagaacatggatccatcatgtcttgttaccactgtgcaggctggtggtgctggtgtattggtgtgggggatgttttcttggcacactttaggccccttagtgccaattgggcatcgtttaaatgccacagactacctgagcattgtttctgaccatgtccatccctttatgaccaccatgtacgcATCCTCTGagggctacttccagcaggataatgcaccatgtcacaaagctcgaataatttcaaattggtttcttgaacatgacaatgagttcactgtactgaaatggcccccacagtcaccagatctcaaaccaatagagcatctttgggatgtggtggaacaggagcttcgtgccctggatgtgcatcccacaaagtccatcaactgcaagatgctatcctatcaatatgggccaacatttcaaaagaatgctttcagcaccttgttgaatcaatgccacgtagaattaaggccgttctgaaggcgaaagggggtcaaacacagtattagtatggtgttcctaataatcctttaggtgagtgtaaatcaGATGACTCAAATGCATTCCGATTCAAGctcatacatttaaaacaaatctgGATAATGCTGTTGGAAGCAGTTTCTCTTTTCATTTCAAGGCATCACCAGATGCACACCTCCTCGACCTCATTATTAAACTATCTTTGTGCAAAGTTGAATTATTGCCATTTTATTCTCAGTCTTTTATGGCAACTTAGACAATTCACACTCCTACACGTAGGGAGTTTACTCCCACAAATTATCCCAAATAACCAACCCTGCCCCTCCCCCATTCCCACCCCATTCTAAACTCCCCCTCCCCAACAGCCCAAGCCTTCTTCCAGCCCGAAGGCACAGCCGACGTAGAGAGACGAGGATGGGCCACCTGGTTGGATTCCATGAAGTGGACTGCATCCTCGAGGTTTAAAAACTCCACATAGGCCGTATCGTAGCTGTAACCTGGGGACAGCATTTGAAATACAGATGGATTTGAGTTAGTTAATGCCAGTAAGGACAGCAGTTCATGTGCACATCACGAAAGGAGATCACATTCAGTATTTTTGTGGTGGTGAATTTCGATGAATACATTGGCGAACAGCGAACGTTGTTCTAATTCTTCGACTGTTGACGTGTGCCAATGTCTCTGTTAACACTAACACAGCACCTTTGCTGCACAGCATGCATTTACTCATTAACCTTGCATCTTTGAGTTGACAATGGTGTCCTTAAAACCAGTAAAAACATTTCCTCCAAATCCAACTATAGACAGACTGATGGTAATCATCCTCCCAAGTATGCCAACTACAACGTAAAAGTTCTGAAAGCATAGCGTAAGGAATGACCTACACGCTACAAACGCAAACGCttaaatgtatgaaataaaCTAATGtacatctatatatatatatatacacacacacatactaggCTATGTCATGGGTGGGTTTTCTTGTTGCCAAATTGGTATTTTGGCATCTGAGGGAACCAAAATCATTGCACAGGCACAACCCTTTTCTAAAGAACACAGTCTAAACTAATGCTGTCCAATGCACTGCTATACATTCTTTGGCACatatatgaataaaaacattggaGTAGGTGGCTGATGAAATCCTACAAACAAATCATTGGGAAAAAATTTCAGTCTAAGCTGAAATGAGAAAAGCAACACACCAAGAACCTGGAGACTTAGCAAAGCACCTAGACTGGTCTTGTAATACAGGCTTGCTGCctatattcattttttaaataaatgggtTTCAATAAAATAGCAAATTAAGTATGAGAAAAATGTGAACAACATAAATGTCTGTCAGAAGAACTTTTGTGACTCATAGCCCCTGTCAACGACTGCTGCGTTGacgaagaaagaaaaaaaaaagacgtcCTACATCATCAGGAATGAACACAACTAACGGCTAAACACTTAAAAACGCAGCGGTTGAACTCATAAGCGATTGCGTGAAGATTGAGAGCATCGTAAGCAAAAGAGACACTTTGAAAAGAATGAGCGTATGGTTCGTATAGCGAAACAATTAGCAGAATATTCGAGGTATTGTTCGAATAGAGTGTGTCCACACGGGGACTTTTGTCTCACCTGGCACAACGTTCTTTATTTTCATGCCCTGCATGGGGACGCCTTCACGGACCGCAAAGGCACCAAGGATCTGCAAGGGTTAAATATTTGAACTAAACAAAAAATAGGCCCATGCGCCCGTAACTAAACCTACATAATCTAACAACATTTTTTGTATTAAGAAAGGTCAAAAGCAAAATGACTGTTAGAATTGTTACCTGCTCCATTGTGGCGGTCTTAGGAATTCCAGTGATGCAAATAGTATTAGTAATCTTGTCCTTCACAGACGCACTCCTGTAATCCTGATCCTTTGGTTGACAGTTTCAAttgggaaaaaacaaaaacaaatgattaaaACAATTGGGGGGAATCATGAATGACAAAATCAACCACTTGACCATTTTTACTTGACTTTCTGCTGAATTTAATTTAGACGCATGAAAATCTTTTAGTTTCTTTGGGGTTTAATCTATCACTTTTACTAACCTGGGAACTTGAGTCAGTAAATTTAGGAGGCGTGATTGGTTTGGATTCCTTCACAACCTTTTCAGGTGCTGGGAGATCCTCATGTTTGTAGTCAAATGCTCTTCCTTGGCCTGTTCTGTAATCAATGTCCCTGTAGTCTTGGTCTTTGCCTTGAAAATCCGGTCCTGGAACAAGCTTACTCCGCTCTTCACCTTTTTCAAGCAATGCATCCTTCGGCCCTTTAAAACTTGAGTTATCATTCGGCCCTGGGCCCAATGGAGTTGATGGTGTCTTCTCCAACAGATACGGAGGTCTTTCCTTCTCTAGAAGGTATGGGGGTCTGTTACCTCGATTTGGAGTGTTTTGATTTTGCTTGGGATCCCTGTCGCCAGGCCAGCGCTTGACATCATTCTCTCTGTTTGGGGTGTTTGGCAGAAGCCCTGGACCTACAGGAGGAAAGGGAAGGTCCGGTGGTACTCTACGACCAAAGGATGGCATATCCATGGCAGGGAAATCTGTTGGGGGCTTTTTATCCCAGTTCTGGGAACCGGGAGTTTCTCTATCTGGGCGAGGAAAGCCAAAGGAAGGCCCATCCTTTTTACCAGGAAATTCAGGAACTGGTCGCTCTCTTTCTTTAAAGTTTGGTGGCTCACCAAGAAGACCTGCCTCTTTTGAAATTGCCGGAGGGAATCGTTGTCCCGGCATATCCCGGGAAAAACTATGAAGACCTCTGGTCACAGGAGACGGAAGCGTGTCCTCCTTAATTTTTCGGTTCTTCCACTCCTCAGCAAGTGACACCTCTTCCAGTTCTGGAAATTCCCTGTCCCTAAGGGTACCTTCTGGATCTGTACCCATACCCTTGCTTCGGTTTAGGCCACTGAGATCTGGAGGGCCTCCAGGTCTTCCCTTGACATCCATCGGTTTGCCATCATTGTCGCCAAATGTTACAGGAGACCTGTCTCTTCCCCTGAATTCTCCAGGGGGGCAAACCCGGTTTCTGAAGTCCATGTCGGACTCAAACCTTCCCCTTGGATTGAACGGCGCAGCCCCCCTCCTGTCAAAGTCCATCATCAtccccctgtctctgtccatgtTAAACCCGTCAACGTCGTCCATGCCTGTCAGGGGCCTGTCCATGGGAGGGCCGTCTCTATTGCGCATTTCTCTAAACCCCCCGTTTCTACCCATAGGGTCCATGGGAAACCCGCCTCGTCTTCCATCCATGTTGGGATTGTTGAAGCCTGGCATGTCATTGCgaaacatctctctctctctcatgtccATAAATCTGTCATTTGGTGGCATACCTCTgccacccatctctctccctctcatgtTGTGGCCCGGGCCCATGAAACCACCACCACGACCTCCGCGACCACCAGCTGCATTTAGTAGCTTGTCTCTGATGGCCATTTCATACTGTCTTCGGAGGGTGAAGTCAGGTTCCTCTCCGGGTCTCCCCAGGAAATCCCTGGGTGGTTCTCCTCTCCCTCGTATGTCGAGTGGTTCCATATCACGGCCTCTCATTGGGGGTGGACAGTCACCCCTCCTCATGTCCATAGGAGGCCCGCGATCCTGAGGACCCCTGGGACCCATGTTCATCCCGTCTCTGCCCCTGAAATCAGACATCGGGCCATTTCGGTCTCCAAACGGATCTCCACGATTGTCCCCgctaaaacaaagaaacaataatacaaaTCATGGTTAGATGaagaattataataatataaaacaagttttacaacaaaaaaaaaaatcagcaatTACTTGAAATCAACAAAGCAATTAGCTATTATATAAACTCTTATATAAGGAAAATAAggaaatcacaaaaaaaaaggtcaaatgAGAAGACATGAAATTACGAGtgcattgttgttgttgacacTAAGATTATAG
This sequence is a window from Esox lucius isolate fEsoLuc1 chromosome 17, fEsoLuc1.pri, whole genome shotgun sequence. Protein-coding genes within it:
- the LOC105025438 gene encoding RNA-binding protein 6 isoform X1, producing the protein MWDGPRRGPQGGPPFRGDNRGDPFGDRNGPMSDFRGRDGMNMGPRGPQDRGPPMDMRRGDCPPPMRGRDMEPLDIRGRGEPPRDFLGRPGEEPDFTLRRQYEMAIRDKLLNAAGGRGGRGGGFMGPGHNMRGREMGGRGMPPNDRFMDMREREMFRNDMPGFNNPNMDGRRGGFPMDPMGRNGGFREMRNRDGPPMDRPLTGMDDVDGFNMDRDRGMMMDFDRRGAAPFNPRGRFESDMDFRNRVCPPGEFRGRDRSPVTFGDNDGKPMDVKGRPGGPPDLSGLNRSKGMGTDPEGTLRDREFPELEEVSLAEEWKNRKIKEDTLPSPVTRGLHSFSRDMPGQRFPPAISKEAGLLGEPPNFKERERPVPEFPGKKDGPSFGFPRPDRETPGSQNWDKKPPTDFPAMDMPSFGRRVPPDLPFPPVGPGLLPNTPNRENDVKRWPGDRDPKQNQNTPNRGNRPPYLLEKERPPYLLEKTPSTPLGPGPNDNSSFKGPKDALLEKGEERSKLVPGPDFQGKDQDYRDIDYRTGQGRAFDYKHEDLPAPEKVVKESKPITPPKFTDSSSQDQDYRSASVKDKITNTICITGIPKTATMEQILGAFAVREGVPMQGMKIKNVVPGYSYDTAYVEFLNLEDAVHFMESNQISRLIRPGNILPVFNCPILGSLKVGTKTALMRYVQLDRSGKEAQESGPKADTPAQEPQLPSPGQLLVNKAKGEDQDDSQTKASVDPLSQPGSWQRSSDLTPEAWQQQVDQQLRQQEAEQQAESWAGRNPPRLGQGPGPHHMDPIFKESKTMIIKNVKPTTTVETILKALDPFAYLDERNVRLVRGKPPGAKCFCFVDMDSHEQVTRLVELLTKPRPLSIEGVRVYAEVAKPLKNQNGGVFSPASYRREFDKSGTSLLGYPPDASIMEQQQYYSSQTHHQPPGGPPPNMQGDHMGGLMGGPMAGSLGGPMAGSLGGPMAGSLGGPMAGSLGGPMAGSLGGPMAGSLGGPMSTDSHSSASHLNSGMAQGGSYGEPPPVDPYQQALDPQGSSVASLAATGDPDTDGYSYATETPDMTSYLYDATSGFYYDPQTTLYYDPASRYFYNAQTQEYLYWDSVSKTYIPVPGGHSTDTQPPAAQSTVAMAPDVQAILANPAADAPLDLKKPEPTSHFESPQVPNPSPGLNPGPDTYPERRDEEDTAPRSLDKKDKLGEKEEKPRSLAAFKIMKDMERWAKIQNRQKDSVRAPSPVLKTPGGGLDDRKTSKAADAAFAIFERKGGDDLFKKPMAPPKKDGKGSKQSIGSLGLLASDYAATGSDEEEEVQPQHESPQASSKSQAQEKEDKLTDWKKMACLLCRRQFPNKDALMRHQQLSDLHKQNMEIHMKIKRSKKELEALENQEKELSAKESTGSPEQKRRKHQHQNSWASGSRDTHKGSERPGLGSEPTEKKKKEPVVWNHATYKQAVRKAMFARFKELE
- the LOC105025438 gene encoding RNA-binding protein 5 isoform X6, whose amino-acid sequence is MRYVQLDRSGKEAQESGPKADTPAQEPQLPSPGQLLVNKAKGEDQDDSQTKASVDPLSQPGSWQRSSDLTPEAWQQQVDQQLRQQEAEQQAESWAGRNPPRLGQGPGPHHMDPIFKESKTMIIKNVKPTTTVETILKALDPFAYLDERNVRLVRGKPPGAKCFCFVDMDSHEQVTRLVELLTKPRPLSIEGVRVYAEVAKPLKNQNGGVFSPASYRREFDKSGTSLLGYPPDASIMEQQQYYSSQTHHQPPGGPPPNMQGDHMGGLMGGPMAGSLGGPMAGSLGGPMAGSLGGPMAGSLGGPMAGSLGGPMAGSLGGPMSTDSHSSASHLNSGMAQGGSYGEPPPVDPYQQALDPQGSSVASLAATGDPDTDGYSYATETPDMTSYLYDATSGFYYDPQTTLYYDPASRYFYNAQTQEYLYWDSVSKTYIPVPGGHSTDTQPPAAQSTVAMAPDVQAILANPAADAPLDLKKPEPTSHFESPQVPNPSPGLNPGPDTYPERRDEEDTAPRSLDKKDKLGEKEEKPRSLAAFKIMKDMERWAKIQNRQKDSVRAPSPVLKTPGGGLDDRKTSKAADAAFAIFERKGGDDLFKKPMAPPKKDGKGSKQSIGSLGLLASDYAATGSDEEEEVQPQHESPQASSKSQAQEKEDKLTDWKKMACLLCRRQFPNKDALMRHQQLSDLHKQNMEIHMKIKRSKKELEALENQEKELSAKESTGSPEQKRRKHQHQNSWASGSRDTHKGSERPGLGSEPTEKKKKEPVVWNHATYKQAVRKAMFARFKELE
- the LOC105025438 gene encoding RNA-binding protein 6 isoform X4 gives rise to the protein MWDGPRRGPQGGPPFRGDNRGDPFGDRNGPMSDFRGRDGMNMGPRGPQDRGPPMDMRRGDCPPPMRGRDMEPLDIRGRGEPPRDFLGRPGEEPDFTLRRQYEMAIRDKLLNAAGGRGGRGGGFMGPGHNMRGREMGGRGMPPNDRFMDMREREMFRNDMPGFNNPNMDGRRGGFPMDPMGRNGGFREMRNRDGPPMDRPLTGMDDVDGFNMDRDRGMMMDFDRRGAAPFNPRGRFESDMDFRNRVCPPGEFRGRDRSPVTFGDNDGKPMDVKGRPGGPPDLSGLNRSKGMGTDPEGTLRDREFPELEEVSLAEEWKNRKIKEDTLPSPVTRGLHSFSRDMPGQRFPPAISKEAGLLGEPPNFKERERPVPEFPGKKDGPSFGFPRPDRETPGSQNWDKKPPTDFPAMDMPSFGRRVPPDLPFPPVGPGLLPNTPNRENDVKRWPGDRDPKQNQNTPNRGNRPPYLLEKERPPYLLEKTPSTPLGPGPNDNSSFKGPKDALLEKGEERSKLVPGPDFQGKDQDYRDIDYRTGQGRAFDYKHEDLPAPEKVVKESKPITPPKFTDSSSQDQDYRSASVKDKITNTICITGIPKTATMEQILGAFAVREGVPMQGMKIKNVVPGYSYDTAYVEFLNLEDAVHFMESNQGSLKVGTKTALMRYVQLDRSGKEAQESGPKADTPAQEPQLPSPGQLLVNKAKGEDQDDSQTKASVDPLSQPGSWQRSSDLTPEAWQQQVDQQLRQQEAEQQAESWAGRNPPRLGQGPGPHHMDPIFKESKTMIIKNVKPTTTVETILKALDPFAYLDERNVRLVRGKPPGAKCFCFVDMDSHEQVTRLVELLTKPRPLSIEGVRVYAEVAKPLKNQNGGVFSPASYRREFDKSGTSLLGYPPDASIMEQQQYYSSQTHHQPPGGPPPNMQGDHMGGLMGGPMAGSLGGPMAGSLGGPMAGSLGGPMAGSLGGPMAGSLGGPMAGSLGGPMSTDSHSSASHLNSGMAQGGSYGEPPPVDPYQQALDPQGSSVASLAATGDPDTDGYSYATETPDMTSYLYDATSGFYYDPQTTLYYDPASRYFYNAQTQEYLYWDSVSKTYIPVPGGHSTDTQPPAAQSTVAMAPDVQAILANPAADAPLDLKKPEPTSHFESPQVPNPSPGLNPGPDTYPERRDEEDTAPRSLDKKDKLGEKEEKPRSLAAFKIMKDMERWAKIQNRQKDSVRAPSPVLKTPGGGLDDRKTSKAADAAFAIFERKGGDDLFKKPMAPPKKDGKGSKQSIGSLGLLASDYAATGSDEEEEVQPQHESPQASSKSQAQEKEDKLTDWKKMACLLCRRQFPNKDALMRHQQLSDLHKQNMEIHMKIKRSKKELEALENQEKELSAKESTGSPEQKRRKHQHQNSWASGSRDTHKGSERPGLGSEPTEKKKKEPVVWNHATYKQAVRKAMFARFKELE